In the Acomys russatus chromosome 20, mAcoRus1.1, whole genome shotgun sequence genome, GTCATGATCAGGAAACCCACAAAATACTAACCATGTTAGTTGAAATGGAAGTTAAAGTGAAAAATATACAggtaacaaacaagcaaacctgtGTAAAATACAATGGacgggggctagagagattggTACAGACATTAAGAGTGGGAATTCCATTCCTGATACCCATGCCTGGTACCTCAGCTCCAGCCTCAGGGAagctgacgccctcttctgacctctgccagcacctgcactcacacgtgTATATatcccccacacagacacatcaaTATTAAAATGACATATTAGATAAAGACAAAATTAAGTTTCCCTAATAAAaaacacattaattaaaaaattaaactttttattgattctttgtgaattttacttcatgcaccccaatcccagtcatctcccccaccccttcacaTCCATCCTCTGACCTTGCAAccctcccaaaagaaaataaagcataataagAAAAATCTCTTAAGGGGAACTGCAttatgtcccacagtatacctttTGTCCACactctttacttgcaaatgttcattgcaatcgGTCACTGCTCTAGTTCAAGGATTCTGGCTACACTCTCAATACCGGATCCTCCTGGGGACTCCTCTCTGATATCCTGTTGTTGGCCTGTGTCATGGGGATCCTGAAGCTTTGAATCTGCAAGACtggccccttcacatgctccagagGTTCGTAGATAGGATAGATGTTGGGAGGGCCAACTCAAATCTGGGTTGGATCTGgtcctgggtggtagctgagttggccaGCCCGCCAGCTCTTCCGCATCCACACATCCAGGAAGATTTCTCGAGCACTGCAACTCAGAAAGTTAATGTGATGAAAATACAAGAGGAGATTATTTAAAACACAGAGTAAAAAAGGATTCAACATACATTCGAAAGGAAAGatgagaatttttgtttgttgtttgtttttcaggacaaggtttctctgtgtagctctggctgtccttgaactttctctgtagaccaggctgggctcgaagtcagagatctgcctgcctctgcctcctgagttctagattaaagacatgtgctaccactgcaCAGCAATAAAGATGAGCAAATTTTAACTAGAgcaatatttgaagaaataaagactGGGGAACTTCTACAATTGATGAAAACATCATCAAATAAATCCAAGAGATTGctgtaaatctttttaaaaatacattacagAAATGTTCATGTCTATAAACATCATAGTCAAATTTTagaaaaccaaagacaaagagaaatattaatttaaaaatcacaggAACAAGAAATTTAACTTCAACTCATGACAATTACACTGTCCAGTCTAATTTGTCTTTCTCAGTAGAAGCAATGGAAAATAAGAGAACTTCAATGTGctgaaagaaattagaaaaaccctTCTATCCAGCTTTTGTAAAAGTCAtcaagaagaaaatcaaacaaacttggtatcattttagttttaaattaataaagattaCAGGGAAAACATGGTGTGAAGACATCTTTCTCTTTATTGACCCATGCCTTGCCACAAATGTGGGTCTGGGGGTTGGCTTATCTCTGTCTGTAGCCTCTAacaacattctttctctcctcctctcctgatAAAGTCTcactttgcagcccaggctgagttCAAACTGGTGATCCCCATGCTTtggcctctggaatgctgggattatgatTGGGTACCATCAGGCCTGAATCCACATTCATTTCTACTCCAGAACGTTTAACCTATGGCCACAAGTACATTCTAGAGACAACAGTCTCTTATGGCTGTgtactctctcctctcttctggtcCTCTTACTCACTTTATTCCCCATCCCCAAGAGGACCCTCCAGAAATGAgtacaaatacaaagaaaaagtcCTTGGACATGCAAAGATAAGTGCTGtactactgagctacagccccaatAAATCGCAAATTCAAACATCTTTAGgtagtgttttattatttttcttgaaagGTCTCAAACATTTCATATCAACAAATTCTAGTGTTTGTCCTTGAAACTCGCTTGTTGCCCTAGTTTCATTAATGGAAGTTCAGATGTGCAACTACAAGGATGCTCCATGGTCACCTTAAACTCTTAAATACTCTAGATGGGTCTTAAGTTAAAATGTCCTCTTCCCCAAACCTAAAGTGCATTCCCCCTCCACCTCCATGCAtatgcctctttttcttctttctgtgtttacaccatcagttaataaaaatatcatttaattcTTAATCTTGTAAACCAAGTAGTTTTTCGTCATTATAATTCTTCCTGTGTGGCCGGTCTGTCATTATTCCATAGTTTTGGTGCAAATCCATTGCTACATTTGAGGTCAGTATCGTCTCCTACCTCTATTATTATAACCAGCTATTACCAGTGTCCAGTTTTTTATATTAGTTCTTTCCAACTTATTCTCAACTCTGAAacacatttatctttaaaaataaaaccttaattaTATTACTTTTATGTTCAGAACCCTTTCACAGTCTTGCATTTCCATGGACATGCCTTCAAAACTATTTGCTTGCTTTTCCCATTTCACCTTCCATTTTCCTCTGGCTTTCTGTCATTAGCATGATCTTATTTCAGTTCTCTTGAAAGGCAcctcttgttttatatttgtacCATCATGGTTTTCCTTTCCCTGATACCCAGCATTGCATATgctgtctaccactgagctatgtctccagccctccCTTAATTTTTGTTTGGATTACTTCCTCTTATTTTACATGTATCAGCTTAGACTATACTCCTCCAGGAAGGCTTTTTCTCCACTTCCAAACTTTGGTTAGTCGATCTGAAACGATGATCTTCCATTAGCAGGAGCCTTCCTCGCCAAGGCAGCCATTATGCTTCGTGTTTAGTGGTCTTtgtatttctctccttttcatgGAGGAAACAGTTTCTGCCTGCTTATCATCAAATCCCCAATACTTACCACTATTGCTATCCCAAGTATATGCTTGGTAAGTATTTACTAAGCAAATCAGGGGATAAATAAAACACTTAGAACCATGCCATTGGAAGCTCTAGATGTGCAAAAGAGTGAAGTTTGGTTTCACAGTTATATGTTGTCAGAATCCAGACACATCGTACTTTATTTTCTGGTATTTATTTTCTACTGTAGCTAGGTAAGTCTCCTATAAGTATTCCTAAGTAAAATGTTAACATTTACCTAGCCCAAAATGTCCAACTTCCCCCAACTGTTTGCACATACCAGACTCAACTTCAAGTTCATAAACACACCCTTCCTGCTTTTTTCTGAGAGCATTTGTTAATACCTAGAAAAGATATCTAAGTTTCCATTTTCAATTTTCCTAAGAATCTCTTGATAATTTTTGTAAAGTCAATGACGTGGGAGTCCTTTGAACTATCTTCAGCTTTACAGTTGTCTGCAAAGAGAAACCATAAACTGAAACAAGGATTCTGTTTTGAACCACCACAGCTTTATCAGATAGTAATTTGTTGCATTGGTCATAAAAACTGCAACTCAGAAAACGGAAATGGGAACACAGTAGAAAATGCCATTTAGGTTGATTAATAGATACTTggataaattaatattttgtctCAAACTTGTTTGACTTTGGCTGAAACCTGACAACCTGTATAGTCACATGGTGGCGCTGCAGGATAAGACAGGAGAATGCTTCCTAAGAGCAGCTCAGGGTTTCCCTTAACAAGCGGAAGTGAAAATACTGGTTAAAACAGCACACAGGCTTTCTGAAAAGGTGGGACACTCACAAGATCCTCCAGAACGGATTGCAAGTCCACAAATTCCCGAAGGTCCGGATGAGTGGAGCCACGCTCTGAGCTGCCAGAGACTGAGTGGAAACAGCAGAGCAGAAACCATTTTGTCTAAGGAATGATGGAGCCCCCAGTGGTGGCTGCTCAGCTAATAAGGCAAGtgctgcttttctttgttttcctggaaGGATCCTCGGTTCTTTCCGAGACCTGGAGTTATTCTGTGGCAGAAGAAATGGATGCTGGCTCCTCTATAGCCAATATAATGAAAGATATGGATGTGGGGGATCTGGCTGCCCGGGGGGCCAGAGTTATATTTGATGACTACCAGCATTATTTGCGGTTAGAACTTGAGACAGGCAACTTGCTCCTAAATGAAAAACTGGACAGGGAGGGACTTTGTCCTAGCAGCGAACCCTGTATATTGCATTTCCAGGTGTTATTGGAAAATCCTTTGCAATTTTTCCAGGCTGAGCTTTTGGTTGAAGACGTAAATGACCATACACCCACGTTTTTAGAAAAAATCATATTTCTAAATATCTCAGAAGGTGCTACTCCAGGAACTTCATTCCAAATGGATAATGCTCAGGACTTGGATATAGGAATGAATGGTGTCCAAAACTATACAATAAGCCCCAATCCTTATTTCTACCTTACGTTAAAAGACAGTGGTAAAGGAAGAAAATACCCAGAGTTGGTGCTGGATAGATCTctggacagagaaaaggaagcttCATTTAGTTTAATATTGACAGCTGTGGACGGTGGGGCCCTGCCCAGGTCAGGGACTGCACTGATTCAAATTGTGGTTCTGGATGTCAATGACAATGCCCCTGAGTTTGAAAGAACCCTGTATGAGGTTCAAGTGCCAGAGAACAGTCCCGTGGACTCACTGGTAACCAAGGTGTCTGCTACAGATTTGGATTCGGGAATAAACGGAGAGATATCTTACTTGCTTTCTCACAGCTCTAGAGATGTACGGAAAACATTCGAAATCCATCCAATTTCTGGTGAAGTCCGTTTGAAAGCGCTCCTAGATTTTGAGATAGTTCAGTCTTACACCATAAATGTTCAAGCCAATGACGGTGGCGGTCTCTCTGGAAAATCAGCCATTACGGTTCAGGTTACGGACGTGAATGACAACCCACCAGAAATAGTCATTGCGTCTCTTATGAGCCCCATCCCGGAGAACTGTTTGTCAGAGATGGCGGTCGCTGTTTTCAGTTTACGAGACCAAGACTCTGGAGAAAACGGGAGAATGATGTGCTCAATTCAAGACGTACTCCCTTTTCTCTTGAAACCTACTTTCAAAAATTTCTACACTCTAGTAACAGAGCGTCCactggacagagagagcagagatgagTACAACATTACCATCACAGTCAGTGACCTGGGCACATCTAGGCTCACAACCCAGCACACCATAACAGTGCAGGTGTCTGACATCAACGACAACGCTCCTGCCTTCATTCAGCCTTCCTACACCCTGTTTGTGCGCGAGAACAACAGCCCCGCCCTGCACATAGGCACCATCAGCGCCACAGACTCGGATTCAGGCTCCAATGCCCACATCATCTACTCTCTGCTGCCGCCCCATGACCCACAGCTGTTCCTCGACTCGTTGGTCTCCATCAATCCAGACAACGGGCAGCTGTTCGCCCTTAGGGCGCTGGACTATGAGGCCCTGCAAGCCTTTGAGTTCCATGTAGGTGCTGCAGACCAAGGCTCTCCTGCGCTCAGCAGCCAGGCGCTGGTGCGCGTGCTGGTGCTGGACGACAACGACAATGAGCCCTTCGTGCTCTACCCCCTGCAGAACGCCTCTGCGCCCTGTACAGAGCTGCTACCCAGGGCTGCTGAGCCTGGCTACCTGGTCACCAAAGTGGTGGCTGTGGACAGTGACTCTGGCCAGAATGCCTGGCTATCTTTCCAGTTGCTCAAGGCCACGGAGCCTGGGCTGTTCAGCGTGTGGGCTCACAATGGCGAGGTGCGCACCACCAGGCTGCTGAGTGAGCGCGATGCAACCaagcacaggctgctgctgctggtcaaGGACAATGGCGAGCCCCAGCGCTCTGCCAGCGTCACTCTGCAGGTGCTGGTGGTGGATGGCTTCTCTCagccctacctgcctctgccagaggTGGCGCGCGATACCGCACAAGGTGATGAAGATGCGCTCACGCTGTATTTGGTCATTGCTTTGGCTTCTGTGTCTTCATTGTTCCTCTTGTCTGTGCTGCTGTTCGTGGGGGTGAGGCTGTGCAGGAGGTCCAGGGCGGCTTCTCTGGGTGGCTGCTCTATGCCTGAGGCACACTTTCCTGGCCAACTGGTGGATTTTGGTGGTACAGGAACCCTGTCCCAGAGCTATCAGTATGAGGTGTGTCTGAACGGAATGTTGGATTCCAAAGATTTTCAGTTCCTAACGTCTGTGTCTCCCAATCATGAGAGGGCTGTGAATTGTGTGAAAGAAAATCCCACCTCTATGAATGGTTTTGGATACAACTAACAATTGGTTGACTTTTCTGATGATTCTGCATGAACTCTTTCTAAACATTCTTGTTTGCTATTGTTTTATCTTCATAAGGAATTTCTAACGTTTTACCTTTAGTTTCCTAATTCCTAATTACAGattggcctctttttttttttttctcttttttttctcttttttaaaaaatcgctTCCTGATGAAGACAGAAAACTTTACTCACAAGTCAGTCTCTTCAACTTGTCAAATTCTCATCATAAATCATTATTGATCTGAAAATTCTCACCTTAATTCTATTTGATTGTTGTCCAGAAACATTTTTGAAAGGTTTGATGTTTTGAAGATGAATGCAGTACAAATGTAATAGATTATTGGTATAACTTCTGTCTAATCTAACATTATGCCTTCCTATCTAGAATATTTAGAGTGTCTGAAAATGCATGGGTTTCTTGTACAGCAGTATTGACAGAAAATGACAATTTCTCTGAAATGCCAGGGCTTTTATTGTCTTAATATGAACATACAACTGTTCATCCAATGCTTATAGATTATCTCAAAACTTGTAAAAAGCTAGATCCCTCCTGTGACATCTGTCCAGCCCACCTCACATTTTCTGAAACTCTCTTCAGCATATGCATAGTATCAAAGATGCATTTGTTTTGTACAATTCAGGTCTCTCTATGATTTCATACAATTGGATGGAGTGATGGGCATTGCTAATCTAAGATGAGCCAGTGTGGTCCTTGTTAGGTTTAAAATACtttagaaacaaaatttattCTATTCTTTCTGTTAGGAAAGTTACCCAAAAAAGTGATTATCATCTTTTGATGATGTATCAACTGTCAAACCCCTGAAAGACTAAAGAAATGACATACCAAACAAGCAATTTTGTTGAGGACTTTCTTGTCAGTCATTGACAAGTCTGCCTTCACTATTGGGTTGGGGTTAGGGAACAGAGAACTAATTTATGCTCTTGTAATAAATGTCTCTAAGTGCAGCTCAGTCaagatttgttcatttatttgctttaaacACATTATTTAGATATCCTTGCCTGAGTTGCTAGATATAcctgttaattttatatttttattgaaacttTCATGTGAATATAACATAATCAAAGGGTTTGCAAACTATACCCACAGCATGAAAAGGACATGCAAAGCTTCTATCTAAATGGAGAGTTTCTGAAGACTAGAGTGGTAGTAACCTTGAGTTCAGAGCTAGCCTCAAGACTCTTTTTAATTAGGACAAGCCACAGTATTTTTCCTCTAGTGAAAAGATGGTTTAGAGCACTCTGTGTTATTTCAAGTcactattaaaaatgtataaagaaatggTACCTAGGAAAGTGCTGTCTTCTTTATTCTGCTTATTATAAAATGAGCTAGGATCCCAACAAAGCAAGAAGCATCTCCCATAGGAAAGAATCCAcacaattttgtgttttattctatgataaattaagcaaatatttactgagcatttTCTTTGTCCTAAggattattttagatatttgtgTGCAACAGTGAAGCAATCAACACTGCAGCACTTGCAGATTATACAAAGAAAGTAATCAACTATATTCGatgaaaaaacaaagtgaaaaatggGGCAAGAGGTGCTTTGATATGAGTTTTCCCAGTATTGAAAAGttgtataaaattttaagttcCTAATTATATGTAGAAAGTATATAATAAACTGTAACAAACGTGTAGAATTTTTTTAATCTGCAAAACTCAACCAATAGAAACGACAGTTCTAGTACCTAGGAAacataaaatcacaaaaaaaaaaaaaaaaaaaaaaaaaaaacccagaggtaTTTAACCCCACTTTTTGCTGAGAATCTTTTAATAAATTGCATGGCTATATGTTACTAATTTTACAGGGTGACTGGTCAATCAGTactatgggttttttttgttttgttttgttttgttttcatttctcagtttCTCCTGGAGTACCCCAACACAGACAGCAGGGTTTCTTAAAAATAGTAACTTGTCTGGGCTGTTTATGCGTGTATTTTTCATAATCTGGCACATTGACAACAAGAATTCTTTGTTGTTGGTTGCGGTATTGGATAATTAAAATCATGTTATTTAGTGATTAAATTTATTTGCAAGCCTCTGACAACCAAACAGGATAGAAAGACTGGACCGGTGTAGCGATAGGCTGAGAAGCAAAATCAACGCATGGTGGCGCTGTAGGCTAAGGCTTAGGAAAAGGACGCCCACGGAAAGGGGGGAAAACCGCTTTCTTTATCAGATCTCTAGCCGAAAAGACTAAAGCAGAGCCCAAAACCATTGAGTCTCCGGAGAATGCTCCTGATTCACACGTTGGAACAGGCTATTAACTGACAGACTGACCACTGTCTAGGTGTCCTTGTACCCTGGGTGTGGAAACAAGATGAATATTGGAAGGGAGCACCGACAAAGGCAAGTTCTATTGACCTTTCTCTTACTGGGAGTGGCTGCTGCTGCGGGCTGGGAACCCCGCCGCTACTTTGTGTTGGAGGAAACACCTAGTGGCACTTTTCTGGCGGATCTAGTCAAGGACCTAGGGCTGGGAGTTGCGGAGCTATCTGCTCGAGGAGCCCAGGTAGTGTTTGAGGATAACAAAGCACGCTTGCAGCTTGATCTACAGACTGGGAAGCTAATGTTAAATGAAAAACTGGACCGAGAGGAGCTGTGTGGCCCCACTGAGCCCTGTGTCACTCCTTTCCAGGTGTTACTAAAAAAACCACTGGAGATATTTAGAGCTGAGCTACGGGTGGGAGACATAAATGATCATTCTCCTGAGTTTCCTGAAAGAGAAATGACTGTGAGAATCATAGAGAACAGCCCTGTGGGCACAGCGTTTTTTCTTAAAAACGCTCAGGATTTGGATGTGGGCAATAACAGCATTCAGAACTATAACGTTAGTACCAATTCTCATTTCCACGTATCCATCCGCAAGCGAGGTGACGGGCGGAAATACCCAGAGCTGGTGCTGGACAAAGAACTTGATCGCGAGGAGCAAGCTGAGTTCAGATTAACTCTGACAGCGCTGGATGGCGGGTCTCCGCCCAGGACTGGCACCTCACAAATCCGTATTGTTGTCATGGATACCAATGACAACGCCCCAGAATTTTCACAGGCGTTCTATCAGGTGCAAGTCCCAGAGAACAGCCCAGTGGGTTCCGTGGTTGCTAAGGTCTCGGCTAAGGATTTGGATAGTGGGACAAACGGGGAGGTCTCATACTCTCTTTTTCAAAGTTCTCAAGAGATGAGCAAAACATTTGCGCTAAACGCCCTGTCAGGAGAAGTTCGGCTGGTTAAAACACTAGACTTTGAGACAACCTCTTCATACGAAGTAGATATAGAGGCATCCGATGGCGGAGGGCTTTCTGGGAAATGCTCTGTTTCTATTCAGGTGGTGGATGTCAACGATAATTACCCGGAACTAACTATATCATCGCTCACCAGCCCCATCCCAGAAAATTCACCAGAGACAGAAGTGGCTCTGTTTCGGGTTCGGGACCGAGACTCTGGGGAAAATGGAAGAACAGTTTGTTCAATCCAGCATGGTGTTCCCTTTACGCTGGAACCTTCCGTTGAGAACTTCTATAGACTTATGACAGAAGGAGCACtggacagagaaagcaaagatgaGTACAACATCACCGTCACAGTCAGCGACATGGGCACACCTAGGCTCACAACTCAGCACACCATAACAGTGCAGGTGTCAGACATCAACGACAACGCCCCTGCCTTCACTCAAACCTCTTACACCCTGTCTGTCCGCGAGAACAACAGCCCCGCCCTGCACATAGGCACCATCAGCGCCACAGACTCAGACTCTGGCTCCAATGCCCACATCACCTACTCACTGATGCCACCCTACGACCAACAGCTGGCCCTTGCCTCACTCATCTCCATCAATGCAGAAAACGGGCAGCTGTTCGCGCTCAGGGCGCTGGACTATGAGGCCCTGCAGGCCTTCGAATTCCGAGTGGGCGCCACAGACCAAGGCTCACCTGCACTCAGCAGCCAGGCGCTGGTGCGCGTGCTGGTTCTGGACGACAACGACAATGAGCCCTTCGTGCTCTACCCGCTGCAGAACGCCTCTGCGCCCTGCACAGAGCTGCTGCCTAGAGTGGCAGAACCTGGCTACCTGATCACCAAGGTGGTGGCAGTGGACCGCGACTCTGGCCAAAATGCCTGGCTGTCTTTCCAGCTGCTCAAGACCACGGAGCCTGGGCTGTTCAGCGTGTGGGCTCACAATGGCGAGGTGCGCACCACCAGGCTGCTGAGTGAGCGCGATGCAACCaagcacaggctgctgctgctggtcaaGGACAATGGTGAGCCCCAGCGCTCTACCAGCGTCACTCTGCATGTGCTGGTGGTGGATGGCTTCTCCCagccctacctgcctctgccagaggTGGCGCGCGATACCGCACAAGGTGATGAAGATGAGCTCACGCTGTACCTGGTTATTGCCTTGGCATCTGTGTCTTCACTGTTCCTCTTGTCTGTGCTGCTGTTCGTAGGGGTGAGGCTGTGCAGGAGGGCCAGGGCAGCTTCTCTCGGTGTCTGCTCTGTGCCTGACGGACACTTTCCTGCCCACCTGGTGGACGTTAGCAATGCAGGAACCTTGTCCCAGAGCTACCAGTATGAGGTGTGTCTGACAGGAGACTCTCAGAGTAATGAGTTCAAGTTCTTGAAGCCAGTGTTTTCTAGTATTCTAGACCAAAACACTGGTGGGCAACCAGGAGATAATCCGTCCTTCCCAAGTATTTTCGGCATGTGAAACTTCACATTTTACTCGCTGTATAATTCTGTTCCTTttgcttttgcatttttaaaaatttggtaaTAATATTTATTgtggtctttttccttttttcctactAGTTTAAAAagtgttgtttgttggtttgcttaCTGTATAAGCATT is a window encoding:
- the LOC127204196 gene encoding protocadherin beta-15-like, which produces MNIGREHRQRQVLLTFLLLGVAAAAGWEPRRYFVLEETPSGTFLADLVKDLGLGVAELSARGAQVVFEDNKARLQLDLQTGKLMLNEKLDREELCGPTEPCVTPFQVLLKKPLEIFRAELRVGDINDHSPEFPEREMTVRIIENSPVGTAFFLKNAQDLDVGNNSIQNYNVSTNSHFHVSIRKRGDGRKYPELVLDKELDREEQAEFRLTLTALDGGSPPRTGTSQIRIVVMDTNDNAPEFSQAFYQVQVPENSPVGSVVAKVSAKDLDSGTNGEVSYSLFQSSQEMSKTFALNALSGEVRLVKTLDFETTSSYEVDIEASDGGGLSGKCSVSIQVVDVNDNYPELTISSLTSPIPENSPETEVALFRVRDRDSGENGRTVCSIQHGVPFTLEPSVENFYRLMTEGALDRESKDEYNITVTVSDMGTPRLTTQHTITVQVSDINDNAPAFTQTSYTLSVRENNSPALHIGTISATDSDSGSNAHITYSLMPPYDQQLALASLISINAENGQLFALRALDYEALQAFEFRVGATDQGSPALSSQALVRVLVLDDNDNEPFVLYPLQNASAPCTELLPRVAEPGYLITKVVAVDRDSGQNAWLSFQLLKTTEPGLFSVWAHNGEVRTTRLLSERDATKHRLLLLVKDNGEPQRSTSVTLHVLVVDGFSQPYLPLPEVARDTAQGDEDELTLYLVIALASVSSLFLLSVLLFVGVRLCRRARAASLGVCSVPDGHFPAHLVDVSNAGTLSQSYQYEVCLTGDSQSNEFKFLKPVFSSILDQNTGGQPGDNPSFPSIFGM
- the LOC127204197 gene encoding protocadherin beta-18-like, with protein sequence MMEPPVVAAQLIRQVLLFFVFLEGSSVLSETWSYSVAEEMDAGSSIANIMKDMDVGDLAARGARVIFDDYQHYLRLELETGNLLLNEKLDREGLCPSSEPCILHFQVLLENPLQFFQAELLVEDVNDHTPTFLEKIIFLNISEGATPGTSFQMDNAQDLDIGMNGVQNYTISPNPYFYLTLKDSGKGRKYPELVLDRSLDREKEASFSLILTAVDGGALPRSGTALIQIVVLDVNDNAPEFERTLYEVQVPENSPVDSLVTKVSATDLDSGINGEISYLLSHSSRDVRKTFEIHPISGEVRLKALLDFEIVQSYTINVQANDGGGLSGKSAITVQVTDVNDNPPEIVIASLMSPIPENCLSEMAVAVFSLRDQDSGENGRMMCSIQDVLPFLLKPTFKNFYTLVTERPLDRESRDEYNITITVSDLGTSRLTTQHTITVQVSDINDNAPAFIQPSYTLFVRENNSPALHIGTISATDSDSGSNAHIIYSLLPPHDPQLFLDSLVSINPDNGQLFALRALDYEALQAFEFHVGAADQGSPALSSQALVRVLVLDDNDNEPFVLYPLQNASAPCTELLPRAAEPGYLVTKVVAVDSDSGQNAWLSFQLLKATEPGLFSVWAHNGEVRTTRLLSERDATKHRLLLLVKDNGEPQRSASVTLQVLVVDGFSQPYLPLPEVARDTAQGDEDALTLYLVIALASVSSLFLLSVLLFVGVRLCRRSRAASLGGCSMPEAHFPGQLVDFGGTGTLSQSYQYEVCLNGMLDSKDFQFLTSVSPNHERAVNCVKENPTSMNGFGYN